Within Macrobrachium nipponense isolate FS-2020 chromosome 20, ASM1510439v2, whole genome shotgun sequence, the genomic segment aggtagcttccctgaccttaatgtgtgtgaaaacattggtagtatcttaaaggatcgtgttgaagcgcacatagtgaactatgatggtCTACCAGGACTTGACACCTacaaagagaggtgaccaaagtgctgaGGGAAATGATGTTTGAGTCTCccctttttttgtgatttgctgaaatcatatccCTCAAGAATgaaggctgtggtacaggcagatggaggccacaccaactattaaatactcagagagaaacttaaataaatatctgTTCTGAATAACTTTTGTTtgtgtccatatcaattttattttatgctgtAGGGGGGAGGctataatttcgaaacaccctgtgtatatatatatatataatatatatatatatatatatatatatatatatatatatatatatattatatatgtatgtatgtatgtatggatattatTTGTTATactttcatatacacacacacacacacacacacacacacacacactacacacaccacacacacacacacacacacatatatatatatatatatatatatatatatatatatatatatatatatatatatatatatatatatgtgtgtgtatatgtatgacaCCATTTTTCGTATTTCTGTATGTTTGTAAAAGGTATTAATATCTTGAAAATGCTTATTTTTATGACTCATATCACAAGAAGGTTTACAAGACAAAGAAGCACTGAGCTTTCACCGGTTAGTGTACTGGAAGTTCTCACACACCGTCACATGTAGTATCAACGTTTACACATAAGGGCAACACAAGTAGATATGAGCTTTTACGTTCTTCTGTTGCTTTACAATCTTGAAAATACTTATCATATCACAAGAATGTTTACAAGACAAAGGAGAAGTACTATAAGTTCCCACACACCGTCACACGTGGTATCAAAGTCTACACAAGTAAATATGGGTTCTTATATTCTGGTGTGGCTTTACTAagtctatttatgtatatatatatatatatatatatatatatatatatatatatatatatatattatatatatgactggtaaaaatgttctgtaacaacagaattccatctaataaaaggagcccataaaaacaccaaaatatatatagaaaagtactatatttcaaagactgctgtctccctcttcaggtagatgaagagggagacagcagtctctgaaatatagaacttttttctctatattttggtgtttttatgggctctttttattagatatatacatatttactatacatatatatatatatatatatatatatatatatatatatattatatatatatatatatatatatatatatatatatatatatatattatataatctatatattatatactggtcTGGTCCGAGGGCGATGGAATAGTGTGTTGAAGCGCTATaacagcgaccccaaataggaCAAGCTTgtagggaaagaagaagaagaagatacatatgtatacatatatatattgtaaagccACAGAAGAACAAAAAATCCCGCATCTACTTGTGCTGCCCGTGCGTGCATATgttgatactattatatatatatatatatatatatatatatatatatatatatatatatatatatatatatatatatatatatatatctatattatatatatatatatatatatatatatatatatatatatatatatatatatatatatatatatatatatatatattatgtatatatatatatatatatatatatatatatatattatatatatatatatatatatatatatatatagtatcaacaTATGCACACACGGGCAACACAAGTAAATACGggtttttatattcttttgtggctttacaatattttatatactgtaatacacatgtctccttcttcttctttctttctctaacaAGCTTTGTCCCTATTTTAGGGTCGCTGCAATGGTGCTTCAACACACTCTTCTATTACCctcggtctatatatatatatatatataatatatatatatatatatatatatatatctagttttatatatatatatatatatatattatatatatatatatatatatatatatatatatttatatatatatatatatatatatacatatatatatatatatatatatatatatatatatatatattaatatttatctctatatattatatatatatagacttagtAAAGCCACACAAGAACATAAGAGCCCATATCTTCTTGTGTAGACTTTGATACAACGTGTGACGGTGTGTGAGAACTTATAGTACTTCTCCTTTGTCTTGTAAACATTCTTGTGATATGATAAGTATTTTCAAGATGTTAATACCGCTTTAaagcaaacagaaataaaaaaaatggcgtcATACTAGTATTTTAATAGGGAATAAGACTTTCaccttttattaagaaaatattatagaaTAGCAACAGGTTTTATGGCGGTTTtcactactttttttatttatttcagctgCCTCAGTTCCCACCTAATCATAAATTCTTCTCTGAAAGAGAAGATAACAGCCCATACTCTTCTTCCCACGCCGATGGCAACTCTCTTGTTAGGCTTCCTGCGGTTTTCTCCCGTTATTTTGGAACCGTCTGAGCAGCATTAAACAGTGCCTCTAGTACGAAAATGGATTCATTCGCTTTGATTTTCTGCTTCGCCTTAATTCCATTCGTAAGCAGCCTACAAACTGCTTCAACTGAATGGGGAATAGACTTGTGCCCAGATCCTTTGGAGATAGATCCCTGTATCTGTTCCACGGAAGACTACGACATTAACTTCGACTGTTCAGGTGTCTTAACTGAAGATCAATTGAGAGAGATCTTCGCCGACAGCTTTCCGGGCACCGATGCCAGGAAGCTCACCATCAAAGACAACAGCTTCCTGACGGTTTTACACGACGGAGTCTTTGGAAAGACGCAGTTCATCGAGGTCCACATATCTGGAACAAACATACACACCATAGAAGCAGGAGCTTTCAGAGGCAGTTATGACAGGGTCGTCAAGATGGTCCTCAGCGACAATAAGCTCATTTCTTTCCCCTTTGGAGAAGTTGCGAACTTCACGAAGCTCGAGCAGTTAGATTTGACTTCTAATCTTATAGATAATCTGCGCAAGATATCGTCCGACTCTCTGGAAGATTTGTTTGTAGGTGCCAACATGCTGACCAATATCCCCGCAAATACTTTCAACAACACACCCCAACTAAAGAGATTTAGGGCAGGGAGGAACACGATTACTAGCATAGATGACCGTAAGTACAGTTTACATCCAAGATTTTTATCATCATTCTTGTACAATCGGTTTGCATCATGCTGGTGGcgacagtgtatatatatatatatatatatatatatatatatatatatatatatatatatatatatatatatatatatagtactggtaatcttcttaggcacaaagatatggtaattcaattatattccacataggaaaataaaaaatgctttatCTCAGAAATGCCCACCAGTTTCGTCCTCCGATGAGCCTATTCTTGGAGCATTTATTAGTAAACGcttcaagaagaggtccattggaggacgaataaaccattttcattttccgatgtagaatagaatataattggcaatatgtaggtgtatataatatatatatatatatgtatatattatatatatatatatataatatatatattatatatacatatgtataatatatattatatatatatatactatatgtatatataatatgatataatatatatatagtaatcaaattatctatatctatatatatcttattattatctattattatatatatatataacttatatatatatatcatattatctaatatatctatatatctatatctatgtagatatatatattatatatagaatatatagtatatatatatatattatatatatattatatataatatatgtattatatataatatatatatatataaatatataatatatagtaatatatatatccttataatatAAACCAGTCAGACTAGTAATTACCGTTAAACAATGGTTTCTTCGTTAAGATGTCTGAGCATATTTAATGcaattaaaattacagtaaatgaAAAACGATATCAtcgatttatatgtatatcacaatattattttgaatatgtatgtatatatatatatatatatatatatatatatatctctttatatatatatatatatatgtgtgtgtgtgtgtgtgtgtgtgtatatatatatatatatatatatatatatatatatatatatatatatatatatatatatatatatatgtatatttatatatattatatacatacacacacacacacacacacacacacatatatatatatatatatatatatatatatatatatatatatatatatatatatatatattatacatattcaaataatattgtgatatacatataaatcgaTTGATATCGTTTTTCATTTACCTGTAATTTTAATTGCATTAAATATGCTCAGACATCTTAACGAAGAAACCATTGTTTACCGATAATTACTAGTCTGCTGGTTTATAGTTTTCCTAGGTTATTGTAGGCCGGCTATAACATCTAATTATGTCTAACTTTTCAGAGACTTTCAGTACATTGCACTCTCTGCAGCAGGTAGATTTGACTGCTAATCAGATAAAGAAGATTGGAAGACACACCTTCATTTTCAACGGAACGGTCActtctctttacctaagcttcaatTCCATCAGCAGCTTAGGAGAAAATGCAATGATGGGTAAATGTGAAATTTTTCACTCACAGAAACCTGTTTTCCCTCCATTTAGCTGACGAAATATTATTCACTAATATTATTCATTTGTGAAAGTTTGGCTCGACTCACTAAAAGTTAATGAGGTATATAATACttaagagtgtttttttttcaggtgtaACTAATATGATGAACATAGAGTCCAACTCCTTGAAGACTTTCGATGAAGGGGTTTGGCGACCAGTGCTTGAGGATGGAGCTGTAGTTTCCATTAAGAGTAAGTTTAAAACTGGTTCTTATAAATTATCCAATGTTCATCgtgatatatattagaaattatttttaggaAACCATAACTGGTGCATACCAACATTCGTAGAATTCAATGGCTTAATTATTATCCTAAAATTAGTACATGCACTAAGATTGTAACACTACCTACCCACAGGCAAATGATGGTAAAATTGTGTCCATTATTTTACTAGCGGTATCAATAACGTCATAGGTAAAGGAAAAGTTTTGGCTATCATACCCATATGCAAGAATTCGTCTCGTAATTTTATGTTGCTAAAACCTCTGtcatattattatctttattattattataaatattgttgCTTTCTTGCTTGTGATAGGACATATCAATTGCCAAAATAACACCAGGCCACCATTACTGAAGTGAATGTTTGTTCTTTGCTCTCTGCTTTTAggattttcattgtttatttttctttcagataATCCCCTCCAATGTGACTGCGACATACGCTGGCTCATTGTAGACGATCAGTTTTTGAGTCAGATTATGAGTGGTGCTACTTGTCAAGATGGAACTCTCATTCATGAAATAGATCCTGCTTATTTTGATTATTGCATTGCAACGACGGTAGCCCAAAACACCGAACACTATGATTTTGATTAATGGTTCAGATAAGGCGAACACGGCATCATTTCAGGTTTGGTTTATGAATGGTCTGGAGGTGGTAAAATATAATTGGTTATATGCAGAATTTCTATTTTCAACCTTTCAGATCTCTGATAATAGAGATTATGCAACATCTCTTAATTAGTTCTAATGCTAGCTGCTAACCCAGCaatgcccgggaaaactctgaatgatagTCTAAGTGTAACgggaggggaaagggaagggttGTCCCCTAGGtatcactgtggtgactgtcccttttatctaggtattactgtactgcctgtcaCCTTTAACTAGGTATTACAGTATTGCCTGAaccattttatccaggtaattGCTGTggttactccttttttttttttcaggtactagctgaccaaccaagcactgcccaggaaaattctgaatgacaactgataaaatccctaacaacacctctctctctctctctctctctctctctctctctctctctctctctctcattctttccttctttctcctccctaacacccctctactctctctctctctttcacttcccCTCTCTCAGTtccttgtaagattttttattctataattgcagatcaaattgttgGTCATATTGACAGAAATAAACTGTtattaaacagtcaacacggcttcagatAAAACAGATCctacctatcaaacctcttggagtttttttcataacatgcttggtatatacgacagtagtagagcaatagatatactttacttagatttccaaaaggcctttgacaaagttccataaaagaaaatagtgacaaaagttagaggtttAGGAATTGCAGGAGacatagcagactggatcgaagactggctaccTAATAGAAATCACAGAATCGTATTAAACGGTGAAGAACCAGAATGGGCAGATGTCACAAGTGGAGTTCCTTAGGGTTCTTTCCTGGGCCCACGCTTATTTTTGATGTTCATTAATGACAtggatgtaggcttaactagcagaacagccaaatttgcagattaCACCAAACTAGGAGTAAATGCAGAAATCGCAAATAAttcaaatccacaaaacagtgcataaaaaatgaaaagaaagcacagaaactagtggggtacataaagaggcagttcgaATACAGAAACAGGGACACAGTGCTGCAGCTCTATACATCAGTAGTTAGACCTCattttgaatatgcagtacaatttGATCACCAAACTAGTAAATTACATGGATTAGAAGGAggacaagcaagagccacaaattCCAGCCATCAGACAAATAGTTTACCAAAGACGAATAGAGGCTGAACATGTATGAGttagaaacacaacgattgcGAGAATaagtaatagaaacattcaaaatactgaaaggcataacaataGTAGACAGCAACCTCTTcagattaaatgaaaaccagacaagaaataatggaagtAAACtataactgaagagatacaacacatctcactgTGGGAacctctttacatacaagatatgtgacactgaGAATAaaatgccaccagaagttgtaaacagcaacagtgtgaaagagtttaaaagaaaactagacaaaatcataggacactgtgaatgaatagtcAAACCTggtcttagagataagtgagcacatgatgtctcctcgaattgactaataagtctttgagacatcctaatccttgcaaggCATTgtaacacactttctctctctctatccctctttctcctccctaacaccgcctctactctctctctctctctctctctctctctctctctctctctctctctcctgttaagatagttgcttcaataaTTACATTCcccaacatttttgacattttatagttCAACCCTTCTCAACCCCAATTCCTatcgaggctgaacttggacttaaagggctacgagaatgtcactattcatctcagcgaccttgaaaaaactatggattagacattaatatctgtcgttttcggttatttttatatgtcacccccttcctaccCCACTTCCTTTGGTGCTGGTGATATCTTAAcccaacagtattcttttccaggtaGTAAGTCATATTTATACTGAAATAATGAGGTATAATAaacccaccccctttggtgctagtgatgtcttaccccaacagtattcttttctagatataaatcatatgtatatatatgtatatacaaagttttggttgaaattgctcaatacattt encodes:
- the LOC135195260 gene encoding oplophorus-luciferin 2-monooxygenase non-catalytic subunit-like, translated to MDSFALIFCFALIPFVSSLQTASTEWGIDLCPDPLEIDPCICSTEDYDINFDCSGVLTEDQLREIFADSFPGTDARKLTIKDNSFLTVLHDGVFGKTQFIEVHISGTNIHTIEAGAFRGSYDRVVKMVLSDNKLISFPFGEVANFTKLEQLDLTSNLIDNLRKISSDSLEDLFVGANMLTNIPANTFNNTPQLKRFRAGRNTITSIDDQTFSTLHSLQQVDLTANQIKKIGRHTFIFNGTVTSLYLSFNSISSLGENAMMGVTNMMNIESNSLKTFDEGVWRPVLEDGAVVSIKNNPLQCDCDIRWLIVDDQFLSQIMSGATCQDGTLIHEIDPAYFDYCIATTVAQNTEHYDFD